A stretch of Fusarium poae strain DAOMC 252244 chromosome 2, whole genome shotgun sequence DNA encodes these proteins:
- a CDS encoding hypothetical protein (SECRETED:SignalP(1-18)): MKFPTYIAPLISIPLVFASPNPNNDHYYPPPPKTKTVTATVTYAVTKPIYKPPVTKTETVTKYETETVTKFTWKPPITKTETTDTITKWKPPVTKTQTETETDTVTKYKWKPAITKYKTETATKTVTKQPYPTYYKP, from the exons ATGAAGTTTCCAACCTACATCGCTCCTCTCATCTCAATTCCTCTGGTCTTCGCCAGCCCCAACCCCAACAACGACCACTACTATCCACCTCcccccaagaccaagaccgtgACCGCAACAGTCACCTACGCCGTCACCAAGCCCATCTACAAGCCTCCTGTCACAAAGACCGAGACCGTCACCAAGTACGAGACCGAGACCGTGACAAAGTTTACGTGGAAGCCCCCCATCACCAAGACCGAGACC AccgacaccatcaccaagtGGAAGCCTCCTGTCACCAAGACTCAGACGGAAACCGAAACCGACACGGTCACCAAGTACAAGTGGAAGCCTGCCATCACCAAGTACAAGACCGAGACTGCTACCAAGACTGTCACCAAGCAGCCTTATCCTACCTACTACAAGCCCTAA
- a CDS encoding hypothetical protein (SECRETED:SignalP(1-16)) translates to MKFLPVLAIFFASVLATPPGYGGGGGGSSSNFDACPGALYSQTQCCSAGVGDIVDVDCSNPTITFTSINSFKANCASIGKRARCCTIPILGLGVLCQSPDST, encoded by the exons ATGAAGTTCCTCCCAGTTCTCGCTATCTTCTTCGCCAGCGTCCTCGCTACTCCTCCTGGTTAtggtggtggcggcggcggcagcagcagcaatttTGATGCCTGCCCTGGAGCTCTCTATAGCCAGACTCAGTGCTGTagtgctggtgttggtgatattgttgatgttgactgtTCCAACC CTACTATTACTTTTACAAGCATCAATAGCTTCAAGGCCAATTGTGCCAGTATTGGCAAGCGTGCCCGTTGCTGTACTATCCCTATT CTTGGACTGGGTGTTCTCTGCCAGAGCCCTGATAGCACTTAA